In one Streptomyces venezuelae genomic region, the following are encoded:
- a CDS encoding response regulator transcription factor, whose amino-acid sequence MRLLIVEDEKRLALSLAKGLTAEGFAVDVVHDGVDGLHRASEGTYDLVILDIMLPGMNGYRVCSTLRAAGHDVPILMLTAKDGEYDEAEGLDTGADDYLTKPFSYVVLVARVKALLRRRGNAGPSPVHTLGDLRIDTAARRVLRGEDEVTLTAKEFAVLEQLVLRTGEVVSKGDILDHVWDFAYEGDPNIVEVYVSTLRRKLGAALIKTVRGAGYRLEAPR is encoded by the coding sequence ATGCGCCTGTTGATCGTGGAGGACGAAAAGCGGCTGGCCCTGTCGCTCGCCAAGGGGCTGACCGCCGAGGGCTTCGCCGTGGACGTCGTCCACGACGGCGTCGACGGACTGCACCGGGCGAGCGAGGGCACGTACGACCTGGTGATCCTCGACATCATGCTGCCCGGCATGAACGGCTACCGCGTCTGCTCCACGCTGCGCGCGGCAGGGCACGACGTGCCGATCCTGATGCTCACGGCCAAGGACGGCGAGTACGACGAGGCCGAGGGCCTGGACACCGGCGCGGACGACTACCTCACCAAGCCCTTCTCGTACGTCGTGCTGGTCGCCCGCGTGAAGGCGCTGCTGCGCCGCCGCGGCAACGCGGGGCCCTCCCCGGTCCACACCCTGGGAGACCTGCGGATCGACACGGCGGCGCGCCGGGTCCTGCGCGGTGAGGACGAAGTCACGCTCACGGCGAAGGAGTTCGCGGTCCTGGAGCAGCTGGTCCTGCGCACCGGCGAGGTCGTCTCCAAGGGAGACATCCTGGACCACGTCTGGGACTTCGCGTACGAGGGCGACCCCAACATCGTCGAGGTGTACGTGAGCACGCTGCGGCGCAAGCTCGGCGCGGCCCTCATCAAGACCGTGCGCGGCGCCGGGTACCGCCTGGAGGCACCGCGATGA
- a CDS encoding PepSY domain-containing protein: MKRNIVIATVAAAALIGGGTATAFATGGDDDSAASKSSVQLKDDDRKDQDDRDDQDGRDDDRKDDDRDDAAENTAEAKAAKVTAADAIEAALADTSGTAVSAELDDEDGGLVWDVDILKGKTWHNVEVDPGTGKVLGSWVDKDDDGDDAADAARVNSALKGASVGAADAAKAGADKGTVTSVDLDDDSTATAWNVETTGKRGAESEYNVDLKSGKVTADRADTHDDDHDGQDDD, translated from the coding sequence ATGAAGCGCAACATCGTCATCGCCACCGTCGCCGCCGCGGCCCTGATCGGAGGCGGCACCGCCACCGCCTTCGCGACCGGCGGTGACGACGACAGCGCCGCGAGCAAGTCGAGCGTCCAGCTGAAGGACGACGACCGCAAGGACCAGGACGACCGCGACGACCAGGACGGCCGGGACGACGACCGCAAGGACGACGACCGCGACGACGCCGCCGAGAACACCGCCGAGGCGAAGGCCGCCAAGGTGACCGCCGCCGACGCCATCGAGGCGGCCCTCGCGGACACGTCCGGCACCGCGGTCTCCGCCGAGCTCGACGACGAGGACGGCGGCCTGGTCTGGGACGTCGACATCCTGAAGGGCAAGACCTGGCACAACGTCGAGGTCGACCCGGGCACGGGCAAGGTCCTCGGCTCCTGGGTCGACAAGGACGACGACGGTGACGACGCCGCCGACGCCGCCCGCGTGAACTCCGCCCTGAAGGGCGCCTCCGTCGGCGCCGCGGACGCCGCGAAGGCCGGCGCCGACAAGGGCACGGTGACTTCCGTGGACCTGGACGACGACTCCACGGCGACCGCCTGGAACGTGGAGACGACCGGTAAGCGGGGCGCGGAGTCCGAATACAACGTCGACTTGAAGAGCGGCAAGGTCACGGCCGACCGCGCGGACACCCACGACGACGACCACGACGGCCAGGACGACGACTGA
- the meaB gene encoding methylmalonyl Co-A mutase-associated GTPase MeaB has product MQDVPSLVAQAREGRPRAVARLISLVEGASPQLREVMAALAPLAGHAYVVGLTGSPGVGKSTSTSALVSAYRRTGKRVGVLAVDPSSPFSGGALLGDRVRMSDHASDPGVYIRSMATRGHLGGLAWAAPQAIRVLDAAGCDVILVETVGVGQSEVEIASQADTSVVLLAPGMGDGIQAAKAGILEIGDVYVVNKADRDGADATARELNHMLGLGESRGPGDWRPPIVKTVAARGEGVDEVVEALEKHRAWMEERGVLGERRVARASREVETIAVTALRERIGSLHGDLRLSALGERIVAGELDPYTAADELVEGLTES; this is encoded by the coding sequence ATGCAGGACGTCCCCTCCCTGGTGGCGCAGGCCCGCGAGGGCAGGCCGCGGGCCGTGGCCCGGCTGATCTCACTGGTCGAGGGGGCGTCACCGCAGCTGCGGGAAGTGATGGCGGCGCTTGCCCCGCTCGCCGGCCACGCGTACGTGGTCGGCCTCACGGGGTCCCCCGGTGTCGGCAAGTCGACATCGACGTCCGCGCTCGTGAGCGCCTACCGGCGTACCGGAAAGCGGGTCGGCGTCCTCGCCGTCGACCCGTCGTCCCCCTTCTCCGGCGGCGCGCTCCTCGGCGACCGGGTGCGGATGTCCGACCACGCGTCCGACCCCGGCGTCTACATCCGCTCCATGGCCACGCGCGGTCACCTCGGCGGGCTCGCCTGGGCCGCCCCGCAGGCCATTCGCGTGCTCGACGCCGCGGGCTGCGACGTGATCCTCGTCGAGACGGTCGGCGTCGGACAGTCCGAGGTGGAGATCGCCTCCCAGGCGGACACCTCCGTCGTCCTGCTCGCGCCCGGCATGGGCGACGGCATCCAGGCGGCGAAGGCCGGAATCCTGGAGATCGGCGACGTGTACGTCGTGAACAAGGCGGACCGCGACGGCGCCGACGCGACCGCGCGCGAGCTGAACCACATGCTGGGCCTCGGCGAGTCCCGGGGCCCCGGCGACTGGCGCCCGCCCATCGTGAAGACGGTCGCGGCGCGCGGCGAGGGCGTCGACGAGGTCGTCGAGGCGCTGGAGAAACACCGGGCGTGGATGGAGGAGCGGGGGGTCCTCGGGGAGCGCCGGGTCGCCCGCGCCTCCCGCGAGGTCGAGACGATCGCCGTCACGGCCCTGCGCGAGCGCATCGGCTCGCTCCACGGAGACCTGCGGCTCTCCGCGCTCGGGGAGCGGATCGTGGCGGGGGAGCTCGACCCGTACACGGCCGCGGACGAGCTCGTCGAGGGCCTGACGGAGAGCTGA
- a CDS encoding acetyl-CoA C-acetyltransferase encodes MAGTTGTTSVIVSGARTPMGRLLGSLKSFSGADLGGFAIKAALERAGIGGDQVQYVIMGQVLQAGTGQIPARQAAVKAGIPMNVPALTINKVCLSGLDSIALADQLIRAGEFDIVVAGGQESMTNAPHLLPKSREGHKYGAIEMIDSMAHDGLTDSFDGVAMGESTEKHNTRLGIRRPEQDEVAALSHQRAAAAQKNGLFEAEITPVEIPQRKGDPVLFAQDEGIRGETTVETLGKLRPAFAKDGTITAGTSSQISDGAAAVVVMSKAKAQELGLAWIAEIGAHGNVAGPDSSLQSQPSNAIQHALKKEGLAVDDLDLIEINEAFAAVAVQSMKDLGVSSEKVNVNGGAIALGHPIGMSGARLVLHLALELKRRGGGVGAAALCGGGGQGDALIVKVARA; translated from the coding sequence AGTGATCGTCTCGGGCGCACGAACGCCCATGGGCCGTCTCCTCGGCTCGCTGAAGTCCTTCTCGGGTGCGGATCTGGGGGGCTTCGCGATCAAGGCCGCGCTGGAGCGCGCGGGCATCGGAGGCGACCAGGTCCAGTACGTGATCATGGGCCAGGTGCTCCAGGCCGGGACAGGGCAGATCCCGGCACGCCAGGCCGCCGTGAAGGCGGGCATCCCCATGAACGTCCCCGCACTGACCATCAACAAGGTCTGTCTCTCGGGTCTCGACTCCATCGCACTCGCCGACCAGCTCATCCGCGCCGGCGAGTTCGACATCGTGGTGGCCGGCGGCCAGGAGTCCATGACCAACGCCCCGCACCTGCTCCCCAAGTCCCGCGAGGGCCACAAGTACGGCGCGATCGAAATGATCGACTCCATGGCGCACGACGGCCTGACCGACTCCTTCGACGGCGTCGCGATGGGCGAGTCCACGGAGAAGCACAACACCCGCCTGGGCATCCGCCGCCCGGAGCAGGACGAGGTGGCCGCCCTCTCGCACCAGCGGGCCGCCGCCGCCCAGAAGAACGGCCTGTTCGAGGCCGAGATCACCCCGGTGGAGATCCCGCAGCGCAAGGGTGACCCGGTCCTCTTCGCGCAGGACGAGGGCATCCGCGGCGAGACCACCGTCGAGACCCTCGGCAAGCTGCGCCCGGCCTTCGCCAAGGACGGCACGATCACGGCGGGCACGTCCTCGCAGATCTCCGACGGCGCCGCCGCCGTCGTGGTGATGTCCAAGGCCAAGGCGCAGGAGCTCGGCCTGGCCTGGATCGCCGAGATCGGCGCGCACGGCAACGTGGCGGGCCCCGACAGCTCGCTCCAGTCGCAGCCCTCCAACGCCATCCAGCACGCCCTGAAGAAGGAGGGCCTGGCGGTCGACGACCTCGATCTCATCGAGATCAACGAGGCATTCGCGGCCGTCGCCGTGCAGTCAATGAAGGACCTCGGGGTGTCCTCGGAAAAGGTGAACGTCAACGGCGGCGCCATCGCGCTGGGTCACCCGATCGGGATGTCCGGCGCGCGGCTCGTGCTGCACCTCGCCCTGGAACTGAAGCGCCGGGGCGGTGGCGTGGGTGCGGCCGCGCTGTGCGGTGGCGGCGGTCAGGGCGACGCGCTGATCGTCAAGGTGGCCAGGGCCTAG